The following DNA comes from Amycolatopsis solani.
GCACGGAATGGGTGGCATCGGCAAATCCTGGATGGCGGTGGAATACGCTGGCCGGTCTATGAACTTGTCTGGTGAATCCAGACGTCCCGACCGGCTCGGAACCAAGCATCGCCACTCAGTGTGTGAACCGCCCCAGCCAGCCGGCGATCGCCTCCACTGACGGGACTGTTCCCGGCCCGTAGCGCAACGCTCGATGCACCGCCCGGACCAGCTCCGGGCGGTGCAGCAGCGCGCGGGACGCCGGTCCGGTGCTGCGGGCCGCGAGGGCCAATCCCAAGCCGGCCAGCGCTGCCGGATCTTCCGGGGTCGCTTCCAGCAGCTTCCGATAACCGGCTGCTGCTTCCGCCGGGCGTCCGGCCACGAAGTGCAGGTCCGCCTCGGTCGCGCCCGGGACCGCGGATCCCTGTACGGCGAACCGCGCGGCGCCGTCCGGGCCGAGGCGGAGGCGGATCAGGTCCGTGCGGGCGTCCTGCCAGTCGCCGTCCGGGACCGGGGTGGGGACTCGTGGCTCGGGCAGAGCCGTGGCAGCGGACCGCGGGCGCGTGAGGCCGGCTCGCCAGCCCGCCGCCAGCTCCGCCACTGTGCCCGGATCCGGGCGGAGGTGCCGGATGCGCCAGGCCGCGTAGTGGTCTTCGGCCGCGTACCGCGCCCATATCCGCGGGCCCATCGCGACCGGTTCGTCCTGCCACGGCCCGAGTTCCGTGGCGATGCCCGCCAGGAACCGGCGCCCGGCGGCGGTCAGGCTCTCGTCGGCGTGCACCACCTCGAGCGTGCGCCGGACCTGCCCGCGCCACAACGCGAATTCGAAGGCGGCGAGTTCGTGGTCCGGTTCCGCCGCGGCCAGCGCGCGCCAGAACGACGCGACGCCGAAGAAAGCGTAAATCCCGTGCAGCACACCGCCGATCGGGCGGGGGTCGGCGCGCCACGGTGCGTAGAGCCGTTCGCGCGGGTCGTCCACGCTGAGCCGGACGAGGTGGAGCAGCCCGCCCAGCCGGATGTGGTGGAACTCGTGCACCAGCGCGGCGGCCAGTGTCGCGGGATCTTCGCCGTACGCGACGATCGCGCTGCCGAAAGCTTCCCCGGTCGACGCACTGGGCAGCCGGAACGGGACGGTGGGGGCGGGCACGATCGAGTCCAGCCCGACGCGCAGGGTGTCCGCGACGGCGGGCAAGTGCCTGGCGAGCAGCGACCAGGCGCCGTCGAGCACCGTCCGCCACGATTCGACTTCGACCGGGCTCAGCCGATCCGGCGGGATCGGCTCGTACAGCCCGCGATAGGGATCCACGTCGTCGAGGCGGACTTCGAGCCGCCGCTCACCGGACCAGCACACGGTCGTGCGGATCCCGGACCACCCTGGTGCGTCGGCGGACGGGTGCGCCGGCAGGCGGACCACCGAGTGGAGGTTCCGGATTTCGACCCCGTCGCCGTCGCTGCGGATCGTGGCGACGG
Coding sequences within:
- a CDS encoding HEXXH motif domain-containing protein, which translates into the protein MLWADFDAMARGEGGTGPLRKLRATERSRRLLLLRNLVEVVTKSEDLYRPLPSPETAWELLARVEHAAPQALETILAHPYTGTWAGYTTRLYRQDVTGVCPFWVHVGHVHCLAAAAAVRAGIPFGTEIPVWQGKVALPTLGSAQLRAEAPFSVATIRSDGDGVEIRNLHSVVRLPAHPSADAPGWSGIRTTVCWSGERRLEVRLDDVDPYRGLYEPIPPDRLSPVEVESWRTVLDGAWSLLARHLPAVADTLRVGLDSIVPAPTVPFRLPSASTGEAFGSAIVAYGEDPATLAAALVHEFHHIRLGGLLHLVRLSVDDPRERLYAPWRADPRPIGGVLHGIYAFFGVASFWRALAAAEPDHELAAFEFALWRGQVRRTLEVVHADESLTAAGRRFLAGIATELGPWQDEPVAMGPRIWARYAAEDHYAAWRIRHLRPDPGTVAELAAGWRAGLTRPRSAATALPEPRVPTPVPDGDWQDARTDLIRLRLGPDGAARFAVQGSAVPGATEADLHFVAGRPAEAAAGYRKLLEATPEDPAALAGLGLALAARSTGPASRALLHRPELVRAVHRALRYGPGTVPSVEAIAGWLGRFTH